From Solanum lycopersicum chromosome 8, SLM_r2.1, the proteins below share one genomic window:
- the LOC101245684 gene encoding heavy metal-associated isoprenylated plant protein 30-like, with protein MVNLLEKLFGSFFSAITSFCVFQYHHPHHQQGTNKHKMTKARPLSLQTVELKVRMCCSGCERVIKDAVYKLRGVESVSVELEMEKVTVVGYVDRNRVLKAVRRHGKRAEFWPYPNPPLYFTSSNNYFKDMTSEYRDSYNYWRHGYNVADKHGNLHVTHRGDDKVSNLFNDDNVNACCLM; from the exons ATGGTTAACTTACTAGAGAAATTATTTGGCTCTTTTTTCTCAGCCATAACTAGTTTTTGTGTTTTTCaatatcatcatcctcatcatcaacAAGGCACCAACAAACACAAAATGACTAAGGCTAGACCACTTTCTTTACAg ACTGTGGAACTCAAAGTAAGGATGTGTTGTAGTGGGTGTGAGAGAGTTATTAAAGATGCTGTCTACAAGCTTAGAg GAGTAGAATCGGTATCGGTGGAGCTAGAGATGGAAAAAGTAACAGTAGTGGGATATGTGGATCGAAATAGGGTGCTTAAAGCAGTGAGGAGGCACGGGAAGCGGGCGGAGTTTTGGCCATACCCAAATCCCCCATTATATTTCACATCATCAAATAACTATTTCAAAGACATGACAAGTGAGTATAGAGATAGTTATAATTATTGGCGCCATGGTTATAATGTTGCGGACAAACATGGCAATCTTCATGTTACTCATCGAGGTGATGACAAAGTTAGTAACCTCTTTAACGATGATAATGTCAATGCATGTTGTCTCATGTAA
- the LOC101251208 gene encoding probable methyltransferase PMT21, whose product MKHKDGKPYPPNKNSKKIQVTLIVVVLCGFSFYLGGIFCSEKDTYATKEVNREDETSIGNSAGSLQTRGNSFTECSADYQDYTPCTDPRRWKKYGLHRLTFMERHCPPNFERKECLVPPPDGYKVPIRWPKSKNECWYRNVPYDWINKQKSNQHWLVKEGEKFIFPGGGTMFPNGVGKYVDLMEDLIPEMKDGTVRTAIDTGCGVASWGGDLLDRGILTVSLAPRDNHEAQVQFALERGIPAVLGIISTQRLPFPSNSFDMAHCSRCLIPWTEFGGVYLLEVHRILRPGGFWVLSGPPVNYENRWRGWNTTIEEQRSDYEKLQDLLTSMCFKLYNKKDDIAVWQKLTDNSCYKKLDNSDSYPPKCDDGTEPDSAWYTPLRPCVVVPPATRKVKLNALAKWPERLHVAPERVSDIRGGSEGAFKHDDSKWKVRAKHYKKLLPAIGSEKVRNVMDMNTLYGGFAAALVEDPLWVMNVVSSYAANTLPVVFDRGLIGTFHDWCEAFSTYPRTYDLLHVDNLFTAESHRCEMKYVMLEMDRILRPNGYAIIRESSYFIDVVAPMAKGMRWSCHEEETEYSGQNEKILICQKKLWYSKETSL is encoded by the exons ATGAAGCACAAAGATGGAAAACCATATCCaccaaataaaaattcaaagaaaattcaAGTGACACTAATAGTTGTGGTGCTCTGTGGGTTTTCCTTCTATCTTGGAGGAATTTTTTGTTCTGAAAAGGATACATATGCAACTAAGGAGGTTAACAGGGAGGATGAAACTTCCATAGGGAATTCTGCTGGCTCTCTACAAACTAGAGGCAATTCCTTTACTGAATGCAGTGCTGACTATCAGGACTATACCCCATGCACAGATCCGAGG AGATGGAAGAAGTACGGTCTTCATCGCCTTACTTTCATGGAACGACATTGCCCTCCTAATTTTGAAAGGAAGGAATGCTTGGTTCCCCCACCAGATGGCTACAAGGTGCCAATAAGATGGCCAAAGAGCAAAAATGAATGTTGGTACAG AAATGTTCCATATGATTGGATTAACAAACAGAAATCCAATCAGCATTGGCTCGTAAAAGAAGGGGAGAAGTTTATCTTTCCTGGTGGAGGTACTATGTTCCCAAATGGTGTTGGGAAATATGTTGATCTGATGGAAGATTTGATTCCAGAAATGAAAGATGGCACCGTGCGAACTGCCATTGATACTGGTTGTGGG GTGGCAAGCTGGGGAGGCGATCTACTAGATCGTGGAATTCTGACAGTCTCTCTTGCTCCAAGAGATAATCATGAAGCTCAAGTTCAGTTTGCTCTGGAACGTGGAATTCCTGCAGTTCTGGGAATTATTTCGACACAGCGTCTTCCTTTCCCTTCAAACTCTTTTGACATGGCTCATTGCTCGAGATGCCTAATTCCATGGACTGAATTTG GTGGAGTTTACCTTCTTGAAGTACATCGTATACTGCGTCCTGGAGGTTTCTGGGTCCTTTCTGGCCCACCAGTGAACTACGAGAACCGTTGGAGAGGATGGAACACCACCATTGAGGAGCAGAGATCAGATTACGAGAAGTTGCAAGATTTGCTAACTTCAATGTGCTtcaaattatataacaagaagGATGACATTGCCGTGTGGCAGAAGTTGACAGACAATAGCTGCTATAAGAAACTTGATAACTCTGATAGCTACCCACCAAAATGTGATGATGGTACTGAACCTGATTCTGCGTGGTACACTCCTCTTCGACCTTGTGTAGTGGTGCCTCCAGCTACTAGGAAAGTTAAGTTGAATGCCCTAGCCAAATGGCCAGAAAGGTTGCATGTCGCCCCAGAACGTGTTTCTGATATTCGTGGAGGTAGCGAGGGTGCCTTCAAGCATGACGATAGTAAGTGGAAGGTGCGAGCAAAGCACTACAAGAAGTTGCTCCCTGCTATTGGAAGTGAAAAGGTCAGGAATGTGATGGACATGAACACCTTGTACGGAGGTTTCGCTGCTGCTCTGGTTGAGGATCCACTTTGGGTCATGAATGTGGTCTCCTCTTATGCTGCCAATACACTCCCCGTGGTCTTCGACAGAGGTCTTATCGGAACGTTTCATGACTG GTGTGAGGCTTTTTCGACCTATCCTCGAACATATGATCTCCTTCATGTTGACAATCTCTTCACTGCTGAAAGTCATAG ATGtgaaatgaagtatgttatgCTAGAAATGGATCGTATTTTGCGACCCAATGGATATGCAATTATCCGGGAATCTAGTTACTTCATAGATGTCGTTGCCCCTATGGCTAAGGGAATGAGATGGAGCTGTCACGAAGAAGAGACAGAATATAGCGGACAGAACGAGAAGATACTGATTTGCCAAAAGAAGCTTTGGTATTCAAAGGAGACTTCACTATAA